The sequence below is a genomic window from Streptosporangium lutulentum.
ATCTCGGTTTCGTACTTCTCGAGATCCTCTGCGCTCATACCGGTCCTCCTGTTAAACGCCCTCCCCGGCCCGCCCGATCAGGCGACACCGGCCCCCACTTCATTCTCACCCATCACCCCACTCGCCCCTGACCGCGCCACCGTCGAGAAGGAGAATCGGTGATCAGGACACGGACCGTAGGTTTCGAGCGCCCTGCGATGATCTACGGTGCCATACCCCTTGTGCACGGCGAAGCCGTATCGGGGATGGCACTCGTCCAGCGCGACCATCATCCTGTCCCGCGTCACCTTGGCGACGATCGAGGCCGCGGCGACGCAGGCCGCGACCTGGTCACCCTTCCATATTCCGAGCGATGGGACGGGCAGCCCAGGGACGGGGAACCCGTCGGTGAGCACATAACCAAACTCACAGGATAGCCGTGCCACAGCCCGGCGCATTCCATCGATGTTGGATTTGTGCAGACCCCGCGTGTCGATCTCGCCCGGCGGGATCACCACCAGGCCGATCGCCTCCGCGGTCGCGGTGATCCGCTCGTACAGCGAGTCGCGCCGGGAGGCCGTCAGCAACTTCGAATCGCCCAGACCGTCGATCGGACGGCCCAGCACCACCGCGGCGATCACCAGCGGCCCGGCACAGGCGCCTCTGCCGGCCTCGTCGACTCCGGCCACGGGCCCCAGCCCGCGGCGCGTGAGAGCCCGCTCATAGCCGTACAGTCCCGAATCCCTCCGGACCACGCTGGGTCTGGGGCGAAACGCAACCGTCATGGCACCACGGCACACAGAGCAACCATGACCAGAGAGTACGCCCCATCCGGTGCATTCGGTACTGCTATCTCACCTTGGTGAACGACTTGGTGAACGTCTCGGGCGTCGAAAGGATGGCGGCCCTGGAGAACGGCCAGTAGATCGCGAAGGCCCGGCCGATCACGTCGTCCTCGGAGATCGTCCCTTCCCCCTCGTGCAGCTCGTGGTCCCGGGAGTCGGCGGAGGCCGTACGGTGATCGCCCATGACCCACAGGCGCCCCGGGGGCACGACCTTCTCGAACGGATCACCCGAGGGGAAGTCGTCGGGGTGCAGGTAGGCGCCCTCGTCGATCGGGACCCCGTTGACGGTGATCCGCTTCTGGGCGTCGCAGCACTTCACGGTGTCACCGCCGATCCCGATGACCCTCTTGATCGTGTCTTCGTTGTTCCAGCCCTTGAAGACGACGATGTCTCCGCGCTCGGTGGCGCCGTGCAGCTTGTTGACGATCACCCGGTCGTGCTCGACCAGGGTGTTCTCCATGGACTCCGACGGGATCCAGAAAGACTGGAAGACGAAGGCCTGGAGCAGCAACGCCACCACCACGCCGCACACGAGCAGGAAGAGCGACTCGCGCAGACCGCCCTTGCCGGCCGCCTTTTTCTTCTTGCCCTTCTCGGGCTCGTTTTCCTTCTCGGCCTCGGGGTCAACGGTCATGGGGTACGGCTACCGCCTTGAAAGCCAGCGACGACGCCACAGCAGCAACGGCACGGCCCCCGCGAAACCGGCGATGAGCGGGGTGGCTCCCGCCGCCGCGGAGGCGGCCTTGAGGGCCGGCTGGCTGAAGGTGTCTGGAATGGAAAGGATGGTGGCCCTGGAGAACGGCCAGACGATCACGAAGGCCCGGCCGATCACCTTGTCCACCGGGATCGTCCCGCCACCGGGGTCGCCCTGGTGGGAGCGGGAGTCGAGGGAGACCGAGCGGTGGTCGCCCATCACCCACAGGCGGCCCTCGGGCACCTTGATCTCGAAGTCCGCCTGGGACGGCACGTCACCGGGGTAGAGATAGCTCCCCTCGTCGAGGGGAACGCCGTTGACCGTGACCCGGCCCTTGGCGTCGCAGCACTTCACCGTGTCGCCGGCGACGCCGATGACCCGCTTGATGTAGTCCTTCTCGCCGGGGATCACGCCGAACGCCGTGCCGACCCAGCGGAAGAACCCGGCCACCGCGTTGGACGGCTCCTCGAACTGCACCTCGCCGTCCCAGGAGTCGACGCCGGAGAACACCACCACGTCACCGCGCTCGATGTCACGGATCCGGTAGACGGGCTTGTTGACCAGGACCCGGTCGTTCGTCAGGAGGGTGTTCTCCATCGACTCCGACGGGATGTAGAAGGCCTGGATCACGAAAGTCTTGATTATGAGCGCGAGAACCAGCGCCACGACGATCAGGACGGGCAGTTCTTTCCAGAAAGAGCCCTTTTTCTTGTCCTTGCCGCTCTTGGCGTCCTTCTGCGTTTCTTCGGCGACCACGTCCACCTCGTCCTCGACAGGTCGACGCGAAGCTGCGCCGTACTCCCGGTCTTCGCTAGTCATCGCTGATGAGCCTAGATGATGCCCGAGGCCAACCGGTCGCGCGGTGGGGTACGTACAGCTATGCGTCTTGCCATAGGAGGCCAAACCTCCTTACATGCGTCTGGCCCGCTCCCCAGAGAGTAGAGGATGCGGGCCAGGCTGCGACTACCGGACGCTCTATCGCGCTTCGCGCTTCTCGCGGATGCGAGCGGCCTTGCCGCGCAGGTCGCGCATGTAGTAAAGCTTGGCGCGGCGAACGTCACCGCGGGTCAGCAGGACGATCTTCTCGATGACCGGGCTGTGCACCGGGAAGGTGCGCTCGACGCCGACGCTGTAGCTGACCTTGCGAACGGTGAAGGTCTCGCGGGAGCCACCGCCCTGACGGCGCAGGACGAAGCCCTTGAAGATCTGGACACGGGAGCGGCTGCCCTCGATGACGCGGACGTGAACTTCGAGCGTGTCACCAGGACGGAAGTCCGGGACATCGGTGCGGAGCGCGGTTTTCTCGAGCTCGCTGATCAGCGTGTGCATGGCAGTGCTACCTCATTTACGCGCGCACGCGGAGGTCCACCCGACCGCGATGAGGCGGCATCGTGATGGACACACGTGCTGAAGTGGATGGTCGCCGGGAAGCCGGAGTCGCTCTACCCGGCGGTGCGCCAGCCCATGAACGGCCGACGACAACGCTTCAGTCTGCCATATCTTCACGGCTGACTGGAAATCAACCCCCCAAAGAGCGACGGCGAATCCGCCCGGGGGAAGCGGGGCCGGAGGGACCGGGCCACCGATCGGGCGATCGGCTCCGGAGCACTCCGTGATCATCGGACGGGCAGGTCAGGTGGGCAGTCCGAGCTCGGCCAGGATCTGCCGATCGTGCTTGTCCAGGCTTTCCGGATCAAGCGCGGCCAGCAGTTCGGGACGGTTCTTGGCCGTACGGCGGAGCGCCTCGTCCCGCCGCCAGCGGGCGATCTTGCCGTGGTGCCCGGAAAGCAGGATCTCGGGGACCTCGTGCCCCCGCCACTCCGGCGGCTTGGTGTAGACCGGGCCTTCGAGGAGGTTCTCCATCGCCCCCGGCGCGAACGAGTCGTCCACGGCCGAGCGGACGTTGCCGAGCACCCCGGGCAGCAGCCGCCCGACCGCCTCGATCATCACCAGCACCGCCACCTCGCCGCCGGCGAGCACGTAGTCACCGATGCCGACCTCGTCCACCCGCATGCGCGAGCCGTACTCGGCCATGACCCTGGAGTCGATGCCCTCGTAGCGGGCGGGGGTGAACAGCAGCCACGGCTCCGAGGCGTACTCCATCGCGAGCCTCTGGGTGAAGGGCACCCCGCTGGGGGTCGGCACGACGATCCTGGGCTGGACGGCCGGGTCGGTGGCGAGGACCGCGTCGATGGCCTCGCCCCACGGTTCGGGCTTCATGACCATGCCCGGACCGCCGCCGTAGGGAGTGTCGTCGACGGTGCGGTGCACGTCGTGGGCGCGGTCGCGGAGCTGGTGGAGGTGGACGTCGAGGATGCCGCGCTCACGGGCCTTGCCGATGAGGGAGACATCGAGCGGGGCGAAGTACTCGGGGAAGATCGAGATGATGTCGACACGCATGTCAGACGATCGCATCCGGATCGAGCAGCCCGGCGGGCCCGTCCACGACGAGGATGCCCTTGTCGAGGTCGACGATCGGAACCAGCGCCTTGACGAAAGGCACGTAGACGTCGGTCTTGCCACGCCGTACGACGAGCAGGTCCTGGCCCTGGTGAAGCACGTCGGACACCTCTCCGACCCGCTCGCCGTCAGGTGTGAGCACGGCGAGGCCGATGAGCTGGTGGTCGTGGAACTCGTCGGGGTCCTCGGACGGCGGGATGTCGGCGGAATCGATGACGAGCATGGTGCCGCGGAGCTCCTCGGCACGGTTGCGGTCGTTCACGCCCTCGAATCTGACCAGCAGGGTTCCGGAGTGCCAGCGCAGGGATTCGATGAGCAGCGGACCGGCGGACGCCGGGTCGGTCGCGACGGCCGCTCCGGCGACGAAACGCTTTTCGGGCTCGTCCGTGCGCACTTCCACGGACACGTCGCCGCGGAGTCCGTGCGGGCGGCCTATCCGTCCTACGACAAGCTGCACGCCCGCCTCCTCAAAAATTCGTGTGACGTGAAAAACGCTCGTGTGGCGTGAAAAAAGAAGACGAAAAGCAGACGGGTCACCCACGCTGGGTGGGTGACCCGTTCGCTTGTGGATCTCGTGTCGGCTAGCGGGCCTCGTTCAGATCGAGAAGATCGACCCGAACGTACTTACCGTCCCCCAAAGCGTTCACGACGGTGCGGAGCGCCTTGGCCGTACGGCCGCCACGGCCGATGACCTTGCCGAGGTCCTCGGGGTGGACCCGGACCTCAAGCACACGCCCGCTGCGAATGCGGCGACCGTGAACCTGGACCTCGTCGGGATGCTCGACGATGCCCTTCACCAGGTGCTCGAGGGCCTCCTCGAGCACCTCAGGCCTCGCCTTCCGGCTTCTCCTCCGCGGCCGGCTTCTCCTCGGCGACCGCGACGGGCTCTGCGGGGGCCTCGGCGGCGGGCT
It includes:
- the lepB gene encoding signal peptidase I, which translates into the protein MTVDPEAEKENEPEKGKKKKAAGKGGLRESLFLLVCGVVVALLLQAFVFQSFWIPSESMENTLVEHDRVIVNKLHGATERGDIVVFKGWNNEDTIKRVIGIGGDTVKCCDAQKRITVNGVPIDEGAYLHPDDFPSGDPFEKVVPPGRLWVMGDHRTASADSRDHELHEGEGTISEDDVIGRAFAIYWPFSRAAILSTPETFTKSFTKVR
- a CDS encoding RNA-binding protein, producing MLEEALEHLVKGIVEHPDEVQVHGRRIRSGRVLEVRVHPEDLGKVIGRGGRTAKALRTVVNALGDGKYVRVDLLDLNEAR
- a CDS encoding ribonuclease HII, whose translation is MTVAFRPRPSVVRRDSGLYGYERALTRRGLGPVAGVDEAGRGACAGPLVIAAVVLGRPIDGLGDSKLLTASRRDSLYERITATAEAIGLVVIPPGEIDTRGLHKSNIDGMRRAVARLSCEFGYVLTDGFPVPGLPVPSLGIWKGDQVAACVAAASIVAKVTRDRMMVALDECHPRYGFAVHKGYGTVDHRRALETYGPCPDHRFSFSTVARSGASGVMGENEVGAGVA
- the lepB gene encoding signal peptidase I, with product MTSEDREYGAASRRPVEDEVDVVAEETQKDAKSGKDKKKGSFWKELPVLIVVALVLALIIKTFVIQAFYIPSESMENTLLTNDRVLVNKPVYRIRDIERGDVVVFSGVDSWDGEVQFEEPSNAVAGFFRWVGTAFGVIPGEKDYIKRVIGVAGDTVKCCDAKGRVTVNGVPLDEGSYLYPGDVPSQADFEIKVPEGRLWVMGDHRSVSLDSRSHQGDPGGGTIPVDKVIGRAFVIVWPFSRATILSIPDTFSQPALKAASAAAGATPLIAGFAGAVPLLLWRRRWLSRR
- the rplS gene encoding 50S ribosomal protein L19, giving the protein MHTLISELEKTALRTDVPDFRPGDTLEVHVRVIEGSRSRVQIFKGFVLRRQGGGSRETFTVRKVSYSVGVERTFPVHSPVIEKIVLLTRGDVRRAKLYYMRDLRGKAARIREKREAR
- the rimM gene encoding ribosome maturation factor RimM (Essential for efficient processing of 16S rRNA), which produces MQLVVGRIGRPHGLRGDVSVEVRTDEPEKRFVAGAAVATDPASAGPLLIESLRWHSGTLLVRFEGVNDRNRAEELRGTMLVIDSADIPPSEDPDEFHDHQLIGLAVLTPDGERVGEVSDVLHQGQDLLVVRRGKTDVYVPFVKALVPIVDLDKGILVVDGPAGLLDPDAIV
- the trmD gene encoding tRNA (guanosine(37)-N1)-methyltransferase TrmD, whose amino-acid sequence is MRVDIISIFPEYFAPLDVSLIGKARERGILDVHLHQLRDRAHDVHRTVDDTPYGGGPGMVMKPEPWGEAIDAVLATDPAVQPRIVVPTPSGVPFTQRLAMEYASEPWLLFTPARYEGIDSRVMAEYGSRMRVDEVGIGDYVLAGGEVAVLVMIEAVGRLLPGVLGNVRSAVDDSFAPGAMENLLEGPVYTKPPEWRGHEVPEILLSGHHGKIARWRRDEALRRTAKNRPELLAALDPESLDKHDRQILAELGLPT